The candidate division KSB1 bacterium genomic sequence ACTCCCAATTGGCGCAGGGGTTGATAGAACTCCGGCGCCACGATTAGAATAAAAAAAGCCTGAACAAAAGAGATGCGATCGTACAAAAGCCGCAGACCGATCTGCACGGCGATGAGGGCGATACCGAGCATCGAAAGCAGTTCCAGCGCCAAAGCCGAGAGAAACGCGACGCGCATGACCCGCAGGGTGATGTGCCGGTACGATTCGGTGACGCGGCGAATCTTGGCCGCAAAGTCACCGGCGCGAAAAAGTTTGATCGTGAGAATGCCCTGCAGGGTCTCGGCAAAAAAGGCGTTGAGGCGGCTCAAGAGTCGCCACTGCCGACGCGTCATCCCCTGCGCGACATCGCCGATCAGGATCATAAAAAACGGAATGAGCGGCGCGGTAGCGAGGAGAATCAACGCCGAAAGCCGATCGAGAGGAAACACAAAGACAAGAATGAGCAGCGGCAATAGAGCGGCCAAAAACAGCTGCGGGAGATACTCGCTGAAATAGGCATCCAGCTTTTCGATGCCTTCGATCAGCGTATTCTTGAGCTCTCCGACCTGTTGAGTGCGTACAAAGAGGGGTCCCAGCCGCACCAGATGGTCAACAAGCCGGCGATGCAGCTTACGTTTGATGTCGGCGGCCAAAGCGGCCGCCGAGGAGCGTCCTCCCCATAGACTCAACCACCGGACTAGGGCGGCGATTGCAAAAGTCGTAAGCAGCGGCCGAATTTGCGTCCAAGTTTTGCCGCCGAGAAACAGGCCGTCGACGGCAAAGCTGAGCGTTTCGGCCTGCAGGATCACCGCCAGGCCGCTGACAACAAACAGGGTCAATGAGGCGGCAAGCAGGCGGCGCTGCGCAAAAAAATAGGCGAGCAATCGCTTATCGAGATTCATAGCCTGCCGGATTTATCCATCCATCGGCAGACGTGGCGGCATCTTGAACCTCAGCTTGCGGCACCCTTCAATACTCCAGCTCGTCGGCATGTTCGATGCGCTTGCGAAAGACCCAAAAATTCCAAGCCTGATAAGCGAGCACGATCGGCAAAAAAATGAGCGCCACAACGCTCATCACTTTGAGGGTATAGGGGGTAGAAGATGCCGTGTAAGCGGTCAGGCTCCACTCGGCATTTAGACTGGAGACCATGACGCGCGGATAAAGGCCCAGAAAAACCGTCAATACAAAGGCGACGACGGCAATACCGTTCAAGGCAAAGGCAAAACCCGTCCGCTTTTTGAGCAGCAACAGACCTGCCGCCGACAGAGCCGCCAAGCCGGCTGCGGCCGTGAAGAGAGGCGCAGAGGTTGGGCGCTTGAAAAGATCCGTGACCAAGTAACCCGCAGTATTAAATAGGACGAAAAACAGCAGCGCCGCGATCCAGAGGTAAAGAGCGCTGCTTTC encodes the following:
- the cydD gene encoding thiol reductant ABC exporter subunit CydD encodes the protein MNLDKRLLAYFFAQRRLLAASLTLFVVSGLAVILQAETLSFAVDGLFLGGKTWTQIRPLLTTFAIAALVRWLSLWGGRSSAAALAADIKRKLHRRLVDHLVRLGPLFVRTQQVGELKNTLIEGIEKLDAYFSEYLPQLFLAALLPLLILVFVFPLDRLSALILLATAPLIPFFMILIGDVAQGMTRRQWRLLSRLNAFFAETLQGILTIKLFRAGDFAAKIRRVTESYRHITLRVMRVAFLSALALELLSMLGIALIAVQIGLRLLYDRISFVQAFFILIVAPEFYQPLRQLGVRFHAGMEGFTAAQRIFQLLEVPPFVLSGRCTKVEPLRSLRFEDVSFAYSEGAIPAVQELSFEITAGERVALVGPSGAGKSTVFALLLRFAEPDSGVIRINETPLNEIDVEAWRRQIAWLPQQPFLFHASVAENIRVAKMDADQSEIEEAAKKAGLHAVLQGLPHGYATPVGEGGCRLSGGQARRVALARAFLRQAPLVLLDEPTGFLDRESEAVIRLVLSELEPTVLIIAHHLQTAAACDRILFIENGKVVESGSHDELLRRGGRYAAFLQTEAAA